In a genomic window of Muntiacus reevesi chromosome 1, mMunRee1.1, whole genome shotgun sequence:
- the LOC136167783 gene encoding translation machinery-associated protein 7-like, which produces MSGREGGKKQPLKQPKKQAKEMDEEDKAFKQKQKEEQKKLEELKAKAAGKGPLATGGIKKSGKK; this is translated from the coding sequence ATGTCGGGCCGCGAGGGTGGCAAGAAGCAGCCCCTGAAGCAGCCCAAGAAGCAAGCCAAGGAGATGGACGAGGAAGATAAGGCATTCAAGCAGAAGCAGAAGGAGGAGCAGAAGAAACTCGAGGAGCTAAAAGCAAAGGCCGCAGGGAAAGGCCCCCTGGCCACTGGTGGAATTAAGAAATCTGGCAAAAAGTAA